The Fibrobacter sp. UWR2 region GGATCCGCGCAAATGATGCCTGCTACGACCTCGATACGTTTCATGCGTGCAAAAATAAAAAACGCCATTTTGGACGAAGTGAAGAAACCAGCGGAAACAGGCGGCAAATCGCAAGAAAAATCATTTTTTTTGCGTCCCCCTATTGACTTTCGGCAATAAATTTTATAAAATTGAATTGTATACAATCAAACGCGATAAAACACGGCGAAAACCAATAAACCAATAAACCGCCGACACCCCCAAAAACGGAGGCTCATCATGGCAAACATCTACGATTTCACGCTCACCGACGGCAAGGGCAACCCGGTCCCGCTCGCAAATTTCAAGGGCAAGGTGATGCTCATCGTGAACACCGCGACCGGCTGCGGATTTACCCCGCACTACAAGCCTATCGAGCAGATGTACTCCGACTTCCACGACAAGGGTTTCGAGGTCATCGACATTCCCTGCAACCAGTTCAAGGGCCAGACCCCCGGCACCGACGATGAAATCCACGAATTCTGCACGCTCAACTACGGCACCGAATTCCCGCAGATGAAAAAGTCCGACGTGAACGGCCCCGACGCTCTCCCGCTCTACACCTACCTGAAATCCCAGAAAGGTTTCGAAGGCTTCGGTTTTGGCGTGAAGGCCGCCGCCATGGCGCTTTTGCTCAAGAGCATCGACAAGGACTACAAGAATAATCCCGACATCAAGTGGAACTTCACCAAGTTCGTCGTGGACCGCGAAGGCAACGTTGTCGCGCGTTTCGAACCCACCGCCGACATGGGCGACGTGCGCGCCTGTGTAGAAAAGTTGCTCTAGGAGCTGCCATGAACTGCCCCCAGCTAAAACTCGAAAACCAGCTGTGCTTTCCGCTGTATGCCGCGTCCAAGGAAATCACGCGCCGCTACGTCCCGTACCTGGAACCGCTCGACCTCACGTACACGCAGTACATAGTGATGCTCGTGCTCTGGGAAGAAAAAAAGTGCAACGTCTCGGAACTCGGCAAAAAGCTGTTTCTCGATTCTGGGACGCTCACCCCGCTTTTGAAAAAGCTCGAAGCCAAGGGCTACATCCAGCGCACCCGTGAACAAAGCGACGAGCGCTGCCTTTCCGTAAGCCTCACCGCCGAAGGCGAATCGCTCAAGCGCAAGGCCGCAAGCGTCCCCAAGTCCATGGCCAGCTGCGTGAACCTCTCCGATGCCGAAGCCAAGACGCTTTACACCCTGCTGTACAAGGTTTTGGAAGGGTTTGGGGGGTAAACATAATCAAAATTCAATCTTATCTAGAACAATCTGTTCTGAATCTTTCTGCAAGAACATGACCATGTAGGTGGGCAGATATGTCACCTTCCCTTTTTGGGAGACGTTGCAGTTTGCAAAGACGAAGCCTTCCTGCATTTGGTATTCGGAATTCGCAAGACAGTTGTTCATGGCGGAATGAATTGTGTAATCCTTGCCGCTCTTCACTTCGATAGGCGATGCGCGGTTGTTGTATTCGATTACAAAATCAAGCTCGCCCAGGCGGTTTGAATTGTAGTAGTAAAGCAGGAATCCTTTTGAATAGAGTTCCTGCGCAATGGCGTTCTCGTAGATTCCGCCCGCATTCAGGTTCTGATTTTTTGTCAGCAACATGGACTTCGTATTCATTCCGTATTCCGAAGTGAGCATGCCGACATCCGCAAAATAAAGCTTAAACAAACTGCTTTTTTCGTTCAACTTGAGCGGAATCCTTGGCTCGGTGCTGTTGAAAACAGAAAGTGCGACGCCAGCGTTTTTTAACCAGAGAAACGTGCTTTGTACACGTTCAAAATGGAGCCCTTTTTTCAGGTCCGTCACAATGTACCGGCGGTTCTGTTTCAGAAGTTCCGCAGGAATCAGTTCGTAAGCGTTTGTCAATAACAGGCGCTTGTCTTCTGTTTCGTATTGGGTAAAGTCGAGCTTGTACTGACTCAGGATGTCGCGATGGATCCGCATGACATCGTTCAGGTTGCTGTTGTCCGCAAAGTTGCTCACGGCCTCCGGCATGCCGCCCACGATAAGGTAGCGCGTGAACAGGTCCAGCATTTTCTGGTTTACCGCGTCCATGACAGGCGTCCGGTTTTCGAAGGACGAGCGCAAACTAGAAATGATGTTGTCATCGATGTTCGTGATTTGCAGGAATTCTTCGAAATCCAGCGGGAACATTTCCACTGTAGTCATGTAGCCCACAGGCGCAGAATCGAGATTTGTCAGCTCCACTCCAAGGAGCGACCCGCTCAAGACATACCGGAAACTCCCTTCTTCCACAAGGAACTTGATTTTGGTAATCATCTCCTTGTATTTCTGGACTTCGTCAATGAAAATGATTGTCTTGCCTTTTTCCAGTTTCTGCGTGCTCAGGGCCGAAAAACCCAGAACAAGATCGTCGACAGTTTGCGCTGCGGCAAGAACATCTACCGCGGCAGGGGTTTCGATGAGGTTTATCTCAAAGAAATCCGCATGTTCTGCTGTCAGTACGCGCCTGATGGCGTGGGTTTTCCCCACCTGGCGGGCACCTTTTACGAGCAAGGCCTTTTTTGGGCTGTTTTTGAGCCATTCCCGAATGAGTTTTTCGCTCTTGCGCTTCAAGTCCATCAAAAACCTCGTTTTTGGCCTGTTTTTTACCATTCTGTCAAAAATACAATAAAAATATATAACTTTTTGTCAAAAATACAAGTGTTTTTTAACAGATTTTGTCAAAAATAAGTTCGTTTTGAACCGGTCACAATTTGTGAACAGTTGCCTTGAGTTGTCAAGTAATCCTTGACAAGTCCTCTAAAATTTCGAGGAGTTGTCGCAAAATTTGCGACAACTGTCCCCCTGAATTCGAGGGGTTTAAATTCACCGCCCTTTCATGCTCTCCTGGATTTTCTCGATGACTTCTACGGGGGTCACAAAGTCCAAGACGCTGAATGCTGTCATTTCGTTACCCATATCCTTGAACGAGGCCCCGAAGTGATACACCTTGTCGTCGACGAGCAAAAAGCGGTCGTGAATCGTGCGCATTGTCTTTAAATCCAGGCCAGGATACTGCTTTTTGTGTAAATCTGCAGCTGCCCTAAACTCCGGAGTGATACGCGCGGAATAAACAATCGCCTGCACGCCCTTCGCGCGCATCGCTGCGAATTTCAGCACCTCGATGGTGGCGAATGGGTCGATGAACACCACGGAACGCTTGGCTGACTTCACGAGATCCGCAATCAGCACAAACCCGTCGAAACGAGTTCCTGTTGCGAGAATGCCGCCGGTTGGCGCCTGCGCCGCGTTCACGAAGAAATCTATTCGCTGCTCGACCGCAGAAAGGCGGGAATCTTGTTCGGTGACAGACTTTCGTACGTCAGCGATTTCTGCACCTTGGTTCTCAATGAGCTGCCGCTGCTCATGCAGACGGTCCACAATCTGCAAATCCGTCGCGATCTTCCGCTGGTTCACGGCATAGCCCTTGAGCATGTAGTCTTTCAAGACCTGGTTTGCCCAACGACGGAATTTTACGCCGGATATTGAATTCACCCTGTATCCAACTGAGATTATCATGTCTAGGTTGTAAAATGGCATTTTGCGAGCGATTTCCCTTCCACCCTCTATTCGAACCTGTGCAATTTTTGCACAAGTTGAAATTTCATCTAATTCCCCGATCTGGTAGATATTGCGAATGTGTTTGGTAATGGAAGTTCTATCCGTATCAAACAATTCCGCCATTTGCGCCTGCGTAAGCCACACCGTCTCGTTCTCCACGCGTACCTCCAGCCGCACCTCTCCCTCCGGCTGGTAGAGCACAATTTCGCCTTTTTCTTCGTTTTTCGCCATTTTCACCTCGTTATAAACAAAAACGGACCATCCCGCCTGCGCGGGAATGATCCGTAATACCACCCTTTCTGGTGTTTAAGACAATATACAAAATTTTTCGAACATTAAAATGTCACAAATTGTCACTCCGTAGAATCTATATTTCTACGCATGAAATCACTCGCAAATATTATTTACTCCTGTTTCAAGGACAAGGGCGAATTCTCGCTCAAGGACGCCTATTCCGAAAACTCCGACAAGCCGAAGGAAACCGTCCGCGCGCGCATCTACGACAACCTCGGCGTAAAATTCGAGCGCGTCGCCAAGGGCCTGTACAAGACAATCGAGGGCGACGAAAGCTGCGTCGTGATAGAAGGCGACGGCCGCGACCTCTCCATGCTCGGGGACGCCTCCATCGACTGCATCCTGACCGACCACCCGTGGCTAGACAAGAAGTCGAACAAGGGCGGCGACCGCAACTTCGCCACTTACGACTGCTTCAGGTACACCCTCGACGACTTCAAAGAAAAAGCCCGCGTGCTCAAGGACGGCAGCTTCCTCGTCGAAATCCTCCCCGCCGAAAACGAGAACAACTACGATTACCTCTACCAGATAAAGAAATACGCCGAACAGTGCGGGCTGCTCTACTACTCGAAAGTCACCTGGAAAAAAGGGAACTTTGTCAGCAATACCGGGCGCAAGTCCAAGAACACGCAGGACGTGATGATATTCTCGAAAGGCAAGGCGCGCAGCCTGCGCATCGACGCCAAGAAAACAAAAGACACCGGGACGCCCCAGTACATGAGCGGCACCACGCAGATGCTCCCTGCAATGTTCGACATCCCGCCCGTCGCAAGGAAGAACAAGATACACCAGAGCGAACTCCCGCTGACCCTGTGCGAAAAAAACCTCCAGTTCGTGACCAAGCAGGGCGAAACCGTGCTCGACACCTTCGCCGGCAGCGGCGTCGTGGGGGAAGCCGCGCTGAACCTGAAACGCAACTGCATCCTCATAGAACTCGCCCACAGGAACATCCTCAAAATCAGGGACAGGCTCGCGGGCAACCCCTTCTTCCGGGAAGTGTTCTGGAAAGCAACCCCGGCCCCCGCCAACCTGAACGGATAAGGAGGGGGAAGCTTCCCCCTGCCTGCAGCCTTGCCCTTCTGTCACCCTGGATTCTATCGCTACGCTCCAGAATGACAGCAGCGATAGGGTCCAGGGCAAGTCTTCCGGACACCCCCTCCCCTAAGGGCTCCGCCCCTAAAACCCCGAAAAGACAACTAATTCTAAAAAAATGTTTACGCTGACAAAAAAAGGGTATTTTTAGAGGGAAGAGAATTAGTTTTTTCAAGGAGTGGCAATGCCGATAATTGATTCTTATGAACAATTTTTTCAACTGATTCCTAAAGATCGTTTTTTTCAGTTTGGCCTAGAGAATATAATCTCTATTGATCCTGAAAAATCTAGAGATGTATGGGATAAACTAAAACACGATGTTGCTGGCAAATCCCAACAACTGTTTGTTAGAAGTTCTGGGCGAAATGCTTCAGGGAATATTGTTTTAAAAAAAATGTATAAAGACGTATTTGATGTTGATATCAAGTTTGATCCTACTAATAATGCAAAACCAACCAAACTAATAGAAGACTGTACATCTCATAAAAAGAATAGGACTATATTCAATTATCAAGTCTCTCATGTTTTTGGTCAGACGAAAAATGTGTATTGCTTTACGGCTCCATGGAACATTGTGTTTATTCCGAAAATTATTGATCCGTTTACGGGCCACGAAGCTATGGGGCTGTATGTTAATGAATTCAAAAGAAAATTTCAGCATCATATTTATTCAATATTTAAAGAGATGATAGATGAATATAATGTATTGATGAATGAGTATAAGCTAAAGGTAAAAGAATGGCTATTGAGTAATGTTGAAGCAAACGATGTTCAAACGTATTTAAAAGATTTTGAGGAAATAATCGTTTGACAGAACACTTGTCAAAAGCGAAAACGCCTTCCTGAAGGTCCAGTCGGGCACGGGCGACAACCTGCTCGAAGAAGACATTCGGGAAGGGTTCACCAACTATTGCCTATGGTCCACGTTCCGGCCGGAAAGCATCGACACCGACGGCGAGCTGGACATGGAATGCCTGGACAGCGGCATGGTCCTGTTCAGGGAAAACTGCACCCCCGGAGAGGCGCTGGAATCGAGTTACCGGCAAGCCTTCGGCAAGGACTTCGACAAGGACGATTGCATCGTCATCCTGAGCGAAAGCGCGAAGCGCTGAAGTCGAAGGATCCAGTGGGGGAAGGTGGGACTAAAGTCCCAACTGTTCGGCTCGATCATGCCAGCCCGCAAGCGGTCTGTCGCGACACTCGCCTTGCACAGTTGTCCCCTGCCTGCAGCCCCGGCTCGGTGGCCCTAATGTCATCCTGGAGGGAGCGCGAAGCGCAACCGATAGGGTCCATGGCCACACTCCCCGGGTCTTCCGGACACCCCCTCTTCTAGGAACTCCGCCCCTAAAACCCTGCAACGCCCCGACTTTAATATCGGAAGCAGAACAGGCGCCGCAAATGCGACGCCCGTTTTGTATCTTTTTATAGTCCGTTTAGTCAGATGTGAAATTTTCGCCGATTCCAATCTGTTAGGCGGACTTTTTTACTTACGAGGATTGTTATTCCCGCGTCCACTGCCAGAAGGGCCTGTACCTCCGCCGTGGCCACGAGGCCATCCTGCATTATTCGGGTCATTTTGTGGTTGTGCCATGATGGGCCTCCTTTTAATAAAGTCCTGAAATGTGCCATCCCTCTCCGGAAGGGCATTTGTAAGTATACATCCTAATTCCTGTCGCTCGCGTTCGCTCGCCTGCTACGTCACGAGCTGCAGCTTCAGAATAATAGAGATTTTTCTTTTGACCATTGCGGCCAGTACAAGAGCACATGTTATTTCTTTCCCCCTTGATACTTGGAATCCATAGGATTCAGTTGACGGGAACGGTTGTCCAACATGGCTTGGTACTGGGCGTTGTGGCCAGAAGTACCCTTATTTGCGTTGCACTGATTAGCATGATTATCAATGGGCTTCATTTTTACCTCTTTGATAAAACGAAAGCGGCTTTGCTTTCGTGCAACAATCTTTTGCGAAGATTGATTGCGAAAAAGAAATCTAAGCTATTCTTGCAAAGATTTGTAGATTAACGGCAAAATAGCCGAAGGATATTTTTTCAAGGTTTTAGAAGTACGCAGAAAAATTACAAGGTTTGACGCTTTTCCTGTTCTAGGGAGTTTTTGAATTACTCTTATTCAGTTTATAAATGCATATCAGCAGTAGCATTATATTGGTGAATGCAGGAAGTTTTTCCCAAAAGGATTTTTCAAAGTCGTTATTAGATACAAGAAAAAAGTTTTTTTCGTGTTCAAGAGACCACGAGAATGCCGATGCAAAGAAAAATAGGCAAAAACCAGTGCTGTCTATATCATGGGATTTATTATTAGTTTCTTTAGACTTTTCTTCTAAAATTTCGTCAGAATTTTCATCTTTAACGGCAGAATCAAGATTTGTCCATAAATAATCAAACAACGAAATAATCATATATGCGGAAATGAAAGACGATTGATTATTTTGAACCATTACCCAAAATTTTTCTACAGCTCTCTTCTTTTTTTCTGAATCCTTCTTCCTTATAAAGAAACTAATGTTATTTAGAATGGTACTTTCAGTTGTAATGGAAACACTGTTTTTGTATAAAGTTGCCAAATTATCGTTTTGAAATTCGGGAAGAATTCCATCTGCCATATCCTTTAAAATGGATAAATCTTGATTATTGGCAAGTGTTGAAAAGATTTCTTCTGGAGGCAGCCCCTTTCGTCCCCATTTGCGATAATCTTTTTT contains the following coding sequences:
- a CDS encoding glutathione peroxidase, with the translated sequence MANIYDFTLTDGKGNPVPLANFKGKVMLIVNTATGCGFTPHYKPIEQMYSDFHDKGFEVIDIPCNQFKGQTPGTDDEIHEFCTLNYGTEFPQMKKSDVNGPDALPLYTYLKSQKGFEGFGFGVKAAAMALLLKSIDKDYKNNPDIKWNFTKFVVDREGNVVARFEPTADMGDVRACVEKLL
- a CDS encoding MarR family winged helix-turn-helix transcriptional regulator, producing the protein MNCPQLKLENQLCFPLYAASKEITRRYVPYLEPLDLTYTQYIVMLVLWEEKKCNVSELGKKLFLDSGTLTPLLKKLEAKGYIQRTREQSDERCLSVSLTAEGESLKRKAASVPKSMASCVNLSDAEAKTLYTLLYKVLEGFGG
- a CDS encoding ATP-binding protein codes for the protein MDLKRKSEKLIREWLKNSPKKALLVKGARQVGKTHAIRRVLTAEHADFFEINLIETPAAVDVLAAAQTVDDLVLGFSALSTQKLEKGKTIIFIDEVQKYKEMITKIKFLVEEGSFRYVLSGSLLGVELTNLDSAPVGYMTTVEMFPLDFEEFLQITNIDDNIISSLRSSFENRTPVMDAVNQKMLDLFTRYLIVGGMPEAVSNFADNSNLNDVMRIHRDILSQYKLDFTQYETEDKRLLLTNAYELIPAELLKQNRRYIVTDLKKGLHFERVQSTFLWLKNAGVALSVFNSTEPRIPLKLNEKSSLFKLYFADVGMLTSEYGMNTKSMLLTKNQNLNAGGIYENAIAQELYSKGFLLYYYNSNRLGELDFVIEYNNRASPIEVKSGKDYTIHSAMNNCLANSEYQMQEGFVFANCNVSQKGKVTYLPTYMVMFLQKDSEQIVLDKIEF
- a CDS encoding virulence RhuM family protein, which encodes MAKNEEKGEIVLYQPEGEVRLEVRVENETVWLTQAQMAELFDTDRTSITKHIRNIYQIGELDEISTCAKIAQVRIEGGREIARKMPFYNLDMIISVGYRVNSISGVKFRRWANQVLKDYMLKGYAVNQRKIATDLQIVDRLHEQRQLIENQGAEIADVRKSVTEQDSRLSAVEQRIDFFVNAAQAPTGGILATGTRFDGFVLIADLVKSAKRSVVFIDPFATIEVLKFAAMRAKGVQAIVYSARITPEFRAAADLHKKQYPGLDLKTMRTIHDRFLLVDDKVYHFGASFKDMGNEMTAFSVLDFVTPVEVIEKIQESMKGR
- a CDS encoding site-specific DNA-methyltransferase, yielding MKSLANIIYSCFKDKGEFSLKDAYSENSDKPKETVRARIYDNLGVKFERVAKGLYKTIEGDESCVVIEGDGRDLSMLGDASIDCILTDHPWLDKKSNKGGDRNFATYDCFRYTLDDFKEKARVLKDGSFLVEILPAENENNYDYLYQIKKYAEQCGLLYYSKVTWKKGNFVSNTGRKSKNTQDVMIFSKGKARSLRIDAKKTKDTGTPQYMSGTTQMLPAMFDIPPVARKNKIHQSELPLTLCEKNLQFVTKQGETVLDTFAGSGVVGEAALNLKRNCILIELAHRNILKIRDRLAGNPFFREVFWKATPAPANLNG